Proteins from a single region of Haloarcula laminariae:
- a CDS encoding DUF2309 domain-containing protein has product MSTEQAIRDSVDDAAAAVGSVWPIHSFVTANPLSGFEDQPFAEAVAEAADILGGRGYPSPETFRQALARGQIDRDILDAELAAAGYDADPEALLSRMDTTAGTESPDRDAAEERVDHVLTKWLSSFLDEGRAHWSLPDRDLGFYGVFRTFAAHDGQIPDAGVVADLPATPTETIEAVLEPYPQDQWPTIFEEQLAALPGWTGFIKQRAANGGQWQSRYPITLTGYLAARLALLDAVGADLAPAEDPDGERETDQLSEAFLTAWEATYREELVESVAAESESLAGSEPSGRPDAQLVFCIDTRSEVLRRHLEDAGDYETHGYAGFFGIPMEYEGYDAEVSVTACPPIANAQHHITDEPVDAEQEAEYDYLTGIREAAAEIVESIETNAATAYGFVESAGSGYGLALASRTLVPGRVHDFLDSVDDTVPDEHDFCRPSVDDLTLGEKVGYAETAFDLMGWDRFARLVVFTGHASQTANNPFDSSLDCGACAGNPGGPSARVLAAICNEDAVRAELRDRGVEIPEDTVFLAGQHNTTTDEVELYDGDVPESHQADLQQLREDLGTAREGATAERTDAADAARETERKAADWAETRPEWGLAGNAGFVVGPSELAAGLDLDGRAFLHSYDWTTDPYGDALEAIMTAPMVVTQWINAQYYFSTVDTGTYGSGSKITHNPVGNVGVYQGNGGDLMTGLPLQSLMAADDEPYHQPLRLSTVIHAPVDTVEDILADNEDVAQLLDNGWLSLTVVDPTQDHAAFHYAGALSWTPVTGDGATVDTSVEASPANADD; this is encoded by the coding sequence ATGAGTACTGAGCAAGCCATCCGCGACAGCGTCGACGACGCCGCGGCGGCCGTCGGCTCGGTCTGGCCCATCCACTCGTTCGTGACGGCCAACCCGCTCTCGGGGTTCGAGGACCAGCCCTTCGCCGAGGCGGTCGCGGAGGCCGCCGATATCCTGGGCGGCCGTGGGTATCCCAGCCCGGAGACGTTCCGCCAGGCGCTGGCGCGTGGCCAGATAGACCGCGACATCCTCGACGCCGAACTCGCCGCGGCCGGCTACGACGCCGACCCCGAGGCGCTGCTTTCCCGCATGGACACCACAGCGGGGACGGAGAGCCCGGACCGTGACGCCGCCGAGGAGCGCGTCGACCACGTGCTGACGAAGTGGCTCTCGTCGTTCCTCGACGAGGGGCGGGCCCACTGGTCGCTGCCGGACAGGGACCTCGGGTTCTACGGCGTCTTCCGCACGTTCGCCGCCCACGACGGCCAGATTCCCGACGCGGGCGTCGTCGCGGACCTGCCGGCGACACCGACCGAGACGATCGAGGCGGTGCTGGAGCCGTACCCCCAGGACCAGTGGCCGACCATCTTCGAGGAACAGCTGGCCGCGCTCCCGGGCTGGACCGGGTTCATCAAACAGCGCGCCGCGAACGGCGGCCAGTGGCAGTCGCGGTACCCGATAACGCTCACCGGCTACCTCGCGGCGCGGCTGGCGCTACTCGACGCCGTCGGCGCAGACCTCGCGCCCGCCGAGGACCCCGACGGCGAACGCGAGACCGACCAGCTCAGCGAGGCGTTCCTGACCGCGTGGGAGGCGACCTACCGCGAGGAGCTGGTCGAGAGCGTCGCGGCCGAGAGCGAGTCGCTGGCCGGCAGCGAGCCGTCGGGCCGTCCGGACGCACAGCTCGTCTTCTGTATCGACACGCGCTCGGAAGTCCTGCGTCGCCACCTCGAAGACGCCGGCGACTACGAGACCCACGGCTACGCCGGCTTCTTCGGCATCCCGATGGAGTACGAGGGGTACGACGCCGAGGTCTCGGTCACGGCGTGTCCGCCCATCGCGAACGCACAGCACCACATCACCGACGAACCGGTCGACGCGGAGCAGGAGGCCGAGTACGACTACCTGACCGGCATCCGCGAGGCCGCGGCCGAGATAGTCGAGTCCATCGAGACCAACGCCGCGACCGCCTACGGCTTCGTCGAGAGCGCCGGGAGCGGCTACGGGCTCGCGCTGGCGAGCCGCACGCTGGTGCCCGGGCGCGTCCACGACTTCCTCGACAGCGTCGACGACACGGTGCCCGACGAACACGACTTCTGTCGCCCGTCGGTCGACGACCTCACGCTCGGCGAGAAGGTCGGCTACGCCGAGACCGCCTTCGACCTGATGGGGTGGGACCGCTTCGCCCGCCTCGTCGTCTTCACCGGCCACGCGAGCCAGACCGCGAACAACCCGTTCGATTCGAGCCTGGACTGCGGGGCCTGTGCCGGCAACCCCGGCGGCCCGAGCGCCCGCGTACTGGCGGCCATCTGTAACGAGGACGCCGTCCGGGCCGAACTCCGCGACCGCGGCGTCGAGATCCCCGAGGACACCGTGTTCCTCGCCGGCCAGCACAACACCACGACCGACGAGGTCGAACTGTACGACGGCGACGTACCGGAGAGCCACCAGGCGGACCTCCAGCAGCTCCGCGAGGACCTCGGGACCGCCCGCGAGGGGGCGACCGCCGAGCGGACCGACGCGGCCGACGCCGCCCGGGAGACCGAACGCAAGGCGGCCGACTGGGCCGAGACCCGCCCCGAGTGGGGGCTGGCCGGCAACGCCGGCTTCGTCGTCGGCCCGAGCGAGCTGGCCGCCGGGCTCGACCTCGACGGTCGCGCGTTCCTCCACTCCTACGACTGGACGACCGACCCCTACGGCGACGCCCTGGAGGCTATCATGACGGCGCCGATGGTCGTCACGCAGTGGATCAACGCCCAGTACTACTTCTCGACGGTCGACACCGGCACCTACGGCAGCGGGTCGAAGATAACCCACAACCCCGTCGGCAACGTGGGCGTCTACCAGGGCAACGGCGGCGACCTGATGACCGGCCTCCCGCTGCAGTCGCTCATGGCGGCCGACGACGAGCCCTACCACCAACCGCTGCGCCTCTCGACGGTCATCCACGCCCCCGTCGATACCGTCGAGGACATCCTCGCCGACAACGAGGACGTCGCCCAGCTGCTCGACAACGGCTGGCTCTCCCTGACCGTCGTCGACCCGACCCAGGACCACGCCGCGTTCCACTACGCCGGAGCGCTGTCGTGGACGCCGGTAACGGGGGACGGGGCGACCGTCGACACGTCGGTCGAGGCGTCGCCCGCGAACGCCGACGACTGA
- the msrA gene encoding peptide-methionine (S)-S-oxide reductase MsrA, whose product MTEHATFAGGCFWCTESVFKQVAGVEEVVSGYAGGHVENPSYEAVCREETGHAECVQLTYDPEVVSYEELLGVFFSTHTPTTLNREGNDVGTQYRSAVFYHDDEQREIVEAFIDDIGPAYDDDIVTEVEPLEAFYPAEEYHQDYFEKNPNQSYCQMTIPPKLDKLREKHAELLA is encoded by the coding sequence ATGACCGAGCACGCGACGTTCGCGGGTGGGTGCTTCTGGTGTACCGAGTCCGTCTTCAAACAGGTCGCGGGCGTCGAGGAGGTGGTCTCGGGCTACGCCGGCGGCCACGTCGAGAACCCGAGCTACGAGGCCGTCTGCCGGGAGGAGACGGGCCACGCCGAGTGCGTCCAGCTGACCTACGACCCCGAGGTGGTGAGCTACGAGGAACTCCTGGGGGTGTTCTTCTCGACGCACACGCCGACGACACTGAACCGGGAGGGCAACGACGTGGGGACCCAGTACCGCTCGGCGGTGTTCTACCACGACGACGAGCAGCGCGAGATTGTCGAGGCCTTTATCGACGACATCGGGCCGGCCTACGACGACGACATCGTCACCGAGGTCGAGCCCCTGGAGGCGTTCTACCCCGCCGAGGAGTACCACCAGGACTACTTCGAGAAGAATCCCAACCAGTCCTACTGCCAGATGACCATCCCGCCCAAGCTCGACAAGCTTCGGGAGAAACACGCCGAGCTACTGGCATGA
- a CDS encoding transcription initiation factor IIB encodes MTTLSTYDAHERETDEEDAVADEHRCPDCGGSLTSDASRGETVCGDCGLVVAEDEIDHGPEWRAFDSAERDQKSRVGAPTTKMMHDEGLSTNIGWQDKDANGNALSASQREKMQRLRTWNERFRTRDHSERNLKQALGEIDRMGSALGVPESARETASVVYRRALDEGLLPGRSIEGIATAALYAAIRQANLPQTIDDMVLVSRVDEQEFTRAYRYINRELALEIGPPDPADYLTKFASQVDASDELVRRARELIETGKAANVHSGKSPVGLAAAAIYAAGLLVNEELTQETVSEATDVSTVTIRDRYRELLEAESARDTTATSGSNASA; translated from the coding sequence ATGACTACACTCAGCACCTACGACGCCCACGAGCGCGAAACCGACGAGGAGGACGCAGTCGCTGACGAGCACCGCTGCCCGGACTGTGGCGGCTCTCTCACCAGTGACGCCTCCCGTGGCGAGACGGTCTGTGGGGACTGCGGTCTCGTCGTCGCGGAAGACGAGATAGACCACGGCCCCGAATGGCGCGCGTTCGACTCGGCAGAGCGCGACCAGAAGTCCCGCGTCGGCGCTCCCACGACCAAGATGATGCACGACGAGGGGCTCTCGACCAACATCGGCTGGCAGGACAAGGACGCCAACGGCAACGCGCTGTCGGCGAGCCAGCGCGAGAAGATGCAGCGCCTGCGGACCTGGAACGAGCGCTTCCGGACCCGCGACCACAGCGAGCGCAACCTCAAGCAGGCGCTGGGCGAAATCGACCGGATGGGCTCCGCGCTGGGCGTCCCCGAGAGCGCCCGCGAGACCGCGAGCGTCGTCTACCGGCGCGCGCTTGACGAGGGCCTGCTCCCGGGCCGCTCCATCGAGGGCATCGCCACCGCCGCGCTGTACGCCGCCATCCGGCAGGCGAACCTCCCCCAGACCATCGACGACATGGTGCTCGTGAGCCGCGTCGACGAACAGGAGTTCACGCGCGCGTACCGCTACATCAACCGCGAGCTCGCCCTGGAAATCGGCCCGCCGGACCCGGCCGACTACCTCACGAAGTTCGCCTCGCAGGTCGACGCCAGCGACGAACTGGTACGCCGGGCCCGCGAACTCATCGAGACGGGCAAGGCCGCCAACGTCCACAGCGGCAAGAGCCCCGTCGGCCTGGCCGCAGCGGCCATCTACGCCGCCGGCCTGCTCGTCAACGAGGAACTCACCCAGGAGACGGTCAGCGAGGCCACCGACGTGAGCACGGTCACCATCCGCGACCGCTACCGCGAACTCCTCGAAGCCGAGTCCGCCCGCGACACCACCGCGACGAGCGGCTCCAACGCCAGCGCCTGA
- a CDS encoding proton-conducting transporter membrane subunit, whose protein sequence is MGDETQRTTVGPLPSGIGQQSPATPKALTRAVWLLWGLSLVALVGHAVTGWAPALGDLVAVDGLTVLMWTVVTFFSGIVHSYSRRYMAGSAHQTRFFVAVFGFTVVVMALVAANHVALFGLLWLTMGLVMAQLIGVISGWKQAGAAAAVARKYFLASSALLGVALAALWWATGETTVSGIGAASDTLGGPVWLVAAGALVLAAMIQSALIPFQGWLLSSMTAPTPASALMHAGFVNAGGVLLTRFAPVITVDSGLMLVIVGVGAASALGGKLLKMVQTDVKSKLGCSTVGQMGFMIMQAGLGFFGAAITHLILHGCYKAYQFLSAGDGVEHNSPTGEIGMRESLGGIAVTLLTALAGGLLFAALTGKGAKVDSGLLLTFFVVFTTLHAARNAVTHTELPPRARYGAVPLVFFPALVIYAMVYETISELLSVSTATTELTLLHVAVAVFFVGVYLAIETGVHRHSRRLYVALLNASQPPTDTLVTDTGEYNEY, encoded by the coding sequence ATGGGAGACGAGACACAACGCACGACGGTCGGACCGCTTCCGAGCGGTATCGGGCAGCAATCACCCGCCACGCCGAAGGCACTGACCCGGGCCGTCTGGCTACTGTGGGGGCTGAGTCTGGTCGCCCTGGTCGGCCACGCCGTGACCGGCTGGGCCCCGGCGCTGGGCGACCTGGTCGCCGTCGACGGGCTGACCGTCCTGATGTGGACGGTCGTCACGTTCTTCTCGGGCATCGTCCACAGCTACTCCCGACGCTACATGGCCGGCAGTGCCCACCAGACGCGGTTTTTCGTGGCGGTGTTCGGCTTCACCGTCGTGGTGATGGCGCTGGTCGCGGCGAACCACGTCGCCCTGTTCGGGCTCCTGTGGCTGACGATGGGGCTGGTCATGGCACAGCTCATCGGCGTCATCAGCGGGTGGAAACAGGCCGGGGCGGCCGCGGCGGTCGCTCGCAAGTACTTCCTCGCGAGCAGCGCCCTGCTGGGCGTCGCGCTCGCGGCGCTGTGGTGGGCGACCGGCGAGACGACGGTATCGGGCATCGGCGCGGCGTCGGACACGCTCGGCGGGCCGGTGTGGCTCGTCGCCGCCGGCGCGCTCGTGCTCGCGGCGATGATTCAGTCGGCACTCATCCCGTTCCAGGGGTGGCTGCTCTCCTCGATGACCGCGCCGACGCCGGCGTCGGCGCTGATGCACGCCGGCTTCGTCAACGCCGGCGGCGTCCTGCTGACCCGCTTTGCCCCCGTCATCACCGTCGACTCGGGGCTCATGCTCGTGATTGTCGGCGTGGGCGCGGCCAGCGCCCTCGGCGGGAAGCTCCTGAAGATGGTCCAGACGGACGTAAAGAGCAAGCTGGGCTGCTCGACGGTCGGCCAGATGGGCTTTATGATAATGCAGGCCGGCCTCGGCTTCTTCGGGGCCGCCATCACCCACCTCATCCTGCACGGCTGTTACAAGGCCTACCAGTTCCTCTCCGCCGGCGACGGCGTCGAACACAACAGCCCGACCGGCGAAATCGGGATGCGCGAGAGCCTCGGCGGCATCGCCGTGACGCTGCTGACCGCGCTGGCCGGCGGCCTGCTGTTCGCGGCGCTGACCGGGAAGGGCGCGAAAGTCGACAGCGGCCTCCTGCTCACCTTCTTCGTCGTGTTCACCACGCTGCACGCGGCTCGCAACGCGGTCACCCACACCGAGTTGCCCCCGAGAGCCCGCTACGGGGCCGTCCCGCTGGTCTTCTTCCCGGCCCTCGTCATCTATGCGATGGTCTACGAGACTATCTCGGAGCTCCTGTCGGTGAGCACGGCGACGACCGAGCTGACCCTGCTCCACGTCGCCGTCGCCGTCTTCTTCGTCGGCGTCTACCTCGCCATCGAGACCGGTGTTCACCGGCACAGCCGACGCCTCTACGTGGCGCTGTTGAACGCCAGCCAGCCGCCGACCGACACGCTGGTGACCGACACGGGGGAGTACAATGAGTACTGA
- a CDS encoding serine/threonine-protein kinase RIO2: MVQNVASVMGELEPEDFHLLSGVEQGMRFSEYVNREKLTDFSRLSEENVDYRLDRCEDRGLVERKTIQYEGFKLTFEGYDALALHTFVERDTLEGFGAPLGVGKESDVYEVQSYKPLALKYHREGYTNFREVMKEREYTSDRDHVSWLYTARKAAEREYDALETLYPDVSVPQPIDTNRHAIVMEKVDGVELSRTGLEPEQVVPVLDLVLDEMQTAYDAGFVHADMSEYNVFVTTQGVVVFDWPQAVPTDHENSEELLARDVENIVNYFGRKYPAHVDEVDTDALTDALTDGSFETVAAYAV; this comes from the coding sequence ATGGTCCAGAACGTGGCCTCGGTGATGGGCGAGCTGGAGCCGGAGGATTTCCACCTGCTCTCGGGGGTCGAACAGGGGATGCGCTTCTCGGAGTACGTCAACCGCGAGAAGCTCACCGACTTCTCCCGGCTGAGCGAGGAGAACGTCGACTACCGGCTGGACCGGTGTGAGGACCGCGGGTTAGTCGAGCGAAAGACCATCCAGTACGAGGGGTTCAAGCTCACCTTCGAGGGGTACGACGCGCTCGCCTTGCACACCTTCGTCGAGCGGGACACCCTGGAAGGCTTTGGGGCCCCGCTGGGCGTCGGCAAAGAGAGCGACGTCTACGAGGTCCAGTCGTACAAACCGCTGGCGCTCAAGTACCACCGCGAGGGGTACACGAACTTCCGCGAGGTGATGAAAGAGCGGGAGTACACGTCCGACCGGGACCACGTCTCCTGGCTCTACACCGCCCGGAAAGCCGCCGAACGGGAGTACGACGCCCTCGAAACGCTGTATCCGGACGTCTCGGTCCCCCAGCCCATCGATACGAACCGCCACGCCATCGTCATGGAGAAAGTCGACGGCGTGGAACTCTCCCGGACCGGCCTCGAACCCGAGCAAGTCGTCCCCGTGCTGGACCTCGTCTTGGACGAGATGCAGACGGCCTACGACGCCGGGTTCGTCCACGCGGACATGAGCGAGTACAACGTCTTCGTCACGACCCAGGGAGTCGTCGTCTTCGACTGGCCCCAGGCCGTGCCGACCGACCACGAGAACAGCGAGGAGCTGCTGGCACGTGACGTCGAGAACATCGTGAACTACTTCGGGCGGAAATACCCCGCACACGTCGACGAGGTCGACACCGACGCCCTGACGGATGCACTGACCGACGGCAGTTTCGAGACCGTGGCGGCATACGCCGTCTGA
- a CDS encoding acyl-CoA thioesterase: MSFETEVDLRFDDLDTYGHVNNVRYGTYLEEARIDYLAEVVGGGSRAFLADSDDGIVIKTLDIEFERPIRTADSVTVGVRVPRLGTTSFPFEYEVRDGDAVAATGETTVVTYDRAAGEPQPIPEPWRDAISEFEFGE, translated from the coding sequence ATGAGCTTCGAGACCGAGGTCGACCTGCGCTTCGACGACCTCGACACCTACGGCCACGTCAACAACGTCCGCTACGGTACCTATCTGGAGGAGGCCCGCATCGACTACCTCGCCGAGGTCGTCGGCGGCGGCAGCCGGGCGTTTCTCGCGGACAGCGACGACGGCATCGTCATCAAGACGCTCGACATCGAGTTCGAGCGGCCGATTCGGACCGCCGACAGCGTCACCGTCGGCGTCCGGGTACCCCGACTGGGCACGACGAGTTTCCCCTTCGAGTACGAGGTTCGGGACGGCGACGCGGTCGCGGCGACCGGCGAGACGACCGTCGTGACCTACGACCGGGCCGCCGGCGAACCCCAGCCCATCCCCGAGCCCTGGCGGGACGCCATCAGCGAGTTCGAGTTCGGGGAGTGA
- a CDS encoding NAD-dependent epimerase/dehydratase family protein, which produces MTATVTGKTVLVTGGAGFVGSHIADAHLPDNDVRILDNFSSGRRANVPDAATLVEGDIRDDAALSEAMDGVDVVFHQAAIVSVARSVEDPTTSGAVNANGTLAVLEAARRQDARVVFASSAAIYGTPETLPITEGESKEPASPYGLEKLTSDHYCRLYDDLYDLPTVALRYFNIYGPRQSGGDYAGVIKAFTEQARDGGPLTVHGDGEQTRDFVNVADVVQANCLAATTDATGEAFNVGTGTRTSVRQLAEIIRDEVDPTAEITHVDARDGDIRHSAADIAKARERLGFEPTISLADGLHDYLS; this is translated from the coding sequence ATGACGGCTACTGTGACCGGCAAGACGGTTCTCGTCACCGGCGGCGCTGGCTTCGTCGGGAGTCACATCGCCGACGCCCACCTCCCCGACAACGACGTCCGGATTCTCGACAACTTCTCCAGCGGCCGGCGGGCGAACGTCCCCGACGCCGCCACGCTCGTCGAGGGCGATATCCGCGACGACGCGGCCCTCTCCGAGGCCATGGACGGCGTCGACGTTGTCTTCCACCAGGCGGCCATCGTCAGCGTCGCCCGCTCGGTCGAGGACCCGACGACGAGCGGCGCGGTCAACGCGAACGGGACCCTTGCGGTTCTGGAGGCGGCCCGCCGGCAGGACGCCCGCGTCGTCTTCGCCTCCAGTGCGGCCATCTACGGCACCCCCGAGACGCTCCCGATAACCGAGGGCGAATCGAAGGAGCCGGCCTCGCCGTACGGCCTGGAGAAGCTCACGAGCGACCACTACTGCCGGCTGTACGACGACCTCTACGACCTCCCGACGGTCGCGCTGCGCTATTTCAACATCTACGGGCCGCGCCAGTCCGGCGGCGACTACGCCGGCGTCATCAAGGCATTCACCGAGCAGGCCCGTGACGGCGGCCCGCTGACAGTCCACGGCGACGGCGAGCAGACCCGGGACTTCGTCAACGTCGCTGACGTGGTGCAGGCGAACTGCCTCGCCGCCACCACCGACGCCACCGGCGAAGCGTTCAACGTCGGCACCGGGACGCGAACCTCGGTCCGACAGCTCGCGGAGATAATCCGGGACGAGGTCGACCCGACCGCCGAGATAACCCACGTCGACGCCCGCGACGGGGATATCCGTCACTCGGCCGCCGACATCGCCAAGGCCCGGGAGCGCCTGGGTTTCGAACCCACGATCTCGCTCGCCGACGGCCTGCACGACTATCTGAGCTAG
- a CDS encoding plastocyanin/azurin family copper-binding protein, with protein sequence MDRRTVLRMSGVALAGGLAGCGGSGSDTPTGGDTDNLVEMTDDLNFEPADITVSVGDTVTWTTTGSVPHSVTAYEEQLPDGGTYFASGEFDSESAAREAYPSEGAVASEDSYEHTFETTGEFPYFCIPHESGMKGTVVVED encoded by the coding sequence ATGGACAGACGGACCGTCCTACGGATGAGTGGCGTGGCACTGGCAGGGGGACTCGCGGGCTGTGGTGGGTCCGGCTCCGACACGCCGACCGGGGGAGACACGGACAACCTGGTCGAGATGACCGACGACCTCAACTTCGAGCCGGCGGATATCACCGTCAGCGTCGGCGACACGGTCACCTGGACGACGACCGGCTCGGTCCCACACAGCGTCACCGCGTACGAGGAACAGCTCCCCGACGGGGGGACGTACTTCGCGTCCGGCGAGTTCGATAGCGAGTCGGCCGCCAGGGAGGCCTACCCCAGCGAGGGGGCCGTCGCTTCAGAGGACAGCTACGAACACACCTTCGAGACGACGGGGGAGTTCCCGTACTTCTGTATCCCCCACGAGTCCGGGATGAAAGGCACCGTGGTCGTCGAAGACTAG
- a CDS encoding Lrp/AsnC family transcriptional regulator: MGDDAIDDVDEAILHALQEDARNLSSGDIAERTGTSGSTVRKRIQRLEENDVIKGYSAEIDYQQSGYPLRMLLFCTAPIPERGEQIPAILDIDGVVSVQELVTGEQNLLVTAVGETDSDITPVAQALLDMGLKVVDEVLVRSHETTPFGGFAGE; encoded by the coding sequence ATGGGAGACGACGCTATCGACGACGTCGACGAGGCCATCCTCCACGCCCTCCAGGAGGACGCGCGCAACCTCTCCTCGGGCGACATCGCCGAGCGGACCGGCACGTCGGGGAGTACGGTCCGGAAACGGATACAGCGACTGGAGGAAAACGACGTCATCAAGGGATACAGCGCCGAGATAGACTACCAACAGTCCGGCTACCCCCTTCGAATGCTGCTGTTCTGTACCGCGCCGATTCCCGAGCGGGGCGAACAGATTCCGGCGATTCTCGACATCGACGGCGTCGTCTCGGTCCAGGAACTGGTCACCGGCGAACAGAACCTCCTGGTGACCGCCGTCGGGGAGACGGACAGCGACATCACGCCGGTCGCCCAGGCGCTGCTCGACATGGGGCTGAAGGTCGTCGACGAGGTGCTCGTCCGGAGCCACGAGACGACGCCCTTCGGCGGGTTCGCGGGCGAGTAG